A stretch of Paracoccus sp. N5 DNA encodes these proteins:
- a CDS encoding ABC transporter permease, producing the protein MAMSELNRRRLRNFRRNTRAFWSLILFTLLFVASLFAELIANDKPIVVSYRGGLYFPVYKFYPETAFGGDFGTEAIYTDPGVQCLIVTGGRQECWDDPEGTEKLARDTGEVGGEAVEKGWMIWPAIPYHYRTINNVGTAPSAPDRAHWLGTDDTSRDVLARVIYGFRLSVLFTLIVTAISSVIGIAAGAVQGYFGGRTDLFLQRMLEIWGSTPSLYVIIILFAILGRSFWLLVFVSILFGWPALVGVVRAEFLRARNFEYVRAARALGVSDRTIMFRHILPNAMVATLTMLPFVVTGVISSLAALDYLGYGLPTSAPSLGELALQAKQNLQAPWLGFTAFFTFAIMLSLLVFIFEGVRDAFDPRKTFR; encoded by the coding sequence ATGGCGATGTCGGAACTGAACCGCCGCCGGCTGCGCAATTTCCGCCGCAACACGCGCGCCTTCTGGTCGCTGATCCTGTTCACGCTGCTGTTCGTGGCCTCGCTGTTCGCGGAGCTTATCGCCAACGACAAGCCGATCGTGGTCAGCTACCGGGGCGGGCTGTATTTCCCGGTCTACAAGTTCTACCCCGAGACCGCCTTCGGCGGCGATTTCGGCACCGAGGCGATCTATACCGACCCCGGCGTGCAATGCCTGATCGTCACCGGCGGCCGGCAGGAATGCTGGGACGATCCCGAGGGCACCGAGAAACTGGCCCGCGACACCGGCGAAGTCGGCGGCGAGGCGGTCGAGAAGGGCTGGATGATCTGGCCGGCGATCCCCTATCATTACCGCACCATCAACAATGTCGGCACCGCGCCAAGCGCGCCAGACCGCGCGCATTGGCTCGGCACCGACGACACCTCGCGCGACGTGCTGGCGCGAGTGATCTATGGCTTTCGGCTGTCGGTCCTGTTCACGCTGATCGTGACCGCCATCAGTTCGGTCATCGGCATCGCCGCCGGCGCCGTGCAGGGCTATTTCGGCGGCCGCACCGACCTGTTCCTGCAACGGATGCTGGAAATCTGGGGCTCGACGCCCTCGCTTTACGTCATCATCATCCTGTTCGCGATCTTGGGGCGCAGCTTCTGGCTGCTGGTCTTCGTCTCGATCCTGTTCGGTTGGCCGGCGCTGGTCGGCGTGGTCCGGGCCGAGTTCCTGCGGGCGCGAAACTTCGAATATGTCCGCGCCGCGCGGGCGCTGGGGGTCAGCGACCGCACCATCATGTTCCGCCACATCCTGCCCAATGCCATGGTCGCGACGCTGACCATGCTGCCCTTTGTCGTGACCGGGGTGATCTCGTCCTTGGCGGCGCTGGATTATCTGGGCTACGGCCTGCCGACCTCGGCGCCCTCGCTGGGCGAACTGGCCTTGCAGGCCAAGCAGAACCTGCAGGCGCCCTGGCTGGGCTTCACCGCCTTCTTCACCTTCGCCATCATGCTGTCGCTGCTGGTGTTCATCTTCGAGGGCGTGCGCGATGCCTTCGACCCAAGAAAGACCT